A single region of the Pseudomonas sp. VD-NE ins genome encodes:
- a CDS encoding LemA family protein produces the protein MNVSPTNRSRLQVATLLVLATLLTACGINNIPTLDEQAKAAWGQVQNQYQRRADLIPNLVETVKGYAKHEEETLTAVIEARAKATSIQVDASTLDNPEKLKQFQQAQDQLTGALSRLMVVSERYPDLKANQNFLALQSQLEGTENRIAVARRDFILAVQKYNTEIRTFPGRLWHSVMYSDLPIRETFEATTPDADKAPQVKF, from the coding sequence ATGAATGTAAGCCCAACCAATCGCTCGCGTTTGCAGGTCGCCACACTGCTGGTGCTGGCCACGCTGTTGACCGCGTGCGGCATCAACAATATCCCGACCCTCGACGAACAGGCCAAAGCCGCATGGGGGCAGGTGCAGAACCAGTACCAGCGCCGCGCCGATCTGATCCCCAATCTGGTGGAGACGGTGAAGGGTTATGCCAAGCATGAAGAGGAAACCCTGACCGCCGTGATTGAGGCCCGAGCGAAAGCGACCTCGATTCAGGTCGACGCCAGTACCCTCGACAATCCCGAGAAGCTCAAACAGTTTCAGCAGGCGCAGGATCAACTGACCGGCGCATTGAGCCGTTTGATGGTGGTGTCCGAGCGTTATCCGGATCTGAAGGCCAACCAGAACTTCCTCGCCCTGCAATCGCAACTCGAAGGCACGGAAAACCGCATCGCTGTGGCACGGCGCGATTTCATCCTGGCGGTGCAGAAATACAACACCGAGATTCGCACCTTCCCCGGTCGTCTCTGGCACAGCGTGATGTACAGCGACCTGCCGATCCGCGAAACCTTCGAAGCCACCACACCAGATGCCGATAAGGCACCCCAGGTCAAATTCTGA
- the bglX gene encoding beta-glucosidase BglX, with product MKKLCLLGLFVSLASHQVLAATTPVPLENKDAFISNLMNQMTLDEKIGQLRLISIGPEMPRELIRKEIAAGNIGGTFNSITRPENRPMQDAAMRSRLKIPMFFAYDVIHGHRTIFPIPLALASSWDMDAIGQSGRVAAKEAAADSLDITFAPMVDISRDPRWGRSSEGFGEDTYLTSRIAGVMVRAYQGATPSAADSIMASVKHFALYGAVEGGRDYNTVDMSPVKMYQDYLPPYRAAIDAGAGGVMVALNSINGIPATANTWLMNDLLRRDWGFKGLAVSDHGAIFELIKHGVARDGREAAKLAIKAGIDMSMNDTLYGKELPGLLKSGEIEQKDIDNAVREVLAAKYDMGLFKDPYLRIGKAEDDPADTYAESRLHRAEAREVARRSLVLLKNQNETLPLKKDAKVALVGPLAKAPIDMMGSWAAAGKPAQSVTLFDGMSSVIGDKANLIYARGANITSDKKVLDYLNFLNFDAPEVVDDPRPANVLIDEAVKAAKDADVIVAAVGESRGMSHESSSRTDLNIPENQRELIRALKATGKPLVLVLMNGRPLTILEENQSADAILETWFSGTEGGNAIADVLFGDYNPSGKLPVTFPRSVGQIPTYYNHLSIGRPFTPGKPGNYTSQYFDDTTGPLFPFGYGLSYTQFALSDMALSSTTLNATGKLDASVMVKNTGKRDGETVVQLYIQDVTGSMIRPVKELKNFQKIMLKAGEQKVVHFTITEDDLKFYNAQLKYAAEPGKFNVQIGLDSQDVTQQSFELL from the coding sequence ATGAAGAAGCTGTGTTTGCTGGGTCTGTTCGTCAGCCTGGCCAGTCATCAAGTATTGGCCGCCACGACCCCGGTACCCCTGGAAAACAAGGACGCGTTCATCAGCAACCTGATGAACCAGATGACCCTCGATGAAAAGATCGGCCAGCTGCGCCTGATCAGCATCGGCCCGGAAATGCCTCGCGAGCTGATCCGCAAAGAGATCGCCGCCGGCAACATCGGCGGCACGTTCAACTCGATCACCCGCCCGGAAAATCGTCCGATGCAGGACGCTGCCATGCGCAGTCGCCTGAAGATTCCGATGTTTTTTGCGTACGACGTGATCCACGGTCATCGTACGATTTTCCCGATTCCACTGGCCCTCGCCTCGAGCTGGGACATGGACGCCATCGGCCAGTCCGGCCGCGTTGCCGCGAAGGAAGCCGCCGCCGACAGCCTCGACATCACCTTCGCGCCGATGGTCGACATCTCCCGCGACCCACGCTGGGGCCGCAGTTCCGAAGGTTTCGGTGAAGACACCTACCTGACCTCGCGCATTGCCGGCGTCATGGTTCGCGCCTATCAGGGCGCCACCCCGAGCGCGGCCGACAGCATCATGGCCAGCGTCAAGCACTTTGCCCTCTATGGCGCGGTTGAAGGTGGTCGCGACTACAACACCGTCGACATGAGTCCGGTGAAGATGTACCAGGATTACCTGCCGCCGTACCGCGCCGCGATCGATGCCGGCGCCGGTGGTGTGATGGTCGCGCTGAACTCGATCAACGGCATTCCGGCCACCGCCAACACCTGGCTGATGAACGATCTGCTGCGCCGCGACTGGGGCTTCAAAGGCTTGGCGGTCAGCGACCACGGTGCAATCTTTGAGCTGATCAAGCACGGCGTCGCCCGCGACGGTCGTGAAGCAGCGAAGCTGGCAATCAAGGCCGGCATCGACATGAGCATGAACGACACCCTCTATGGCAAAGAGCTGCCGGGGCTACTGAAGTCCGGTGAGATCGAGCAGAAAGACATCGACAACGCCGTGCGTGAAGTGCTCGCGGCCAAGTACGACATGGGCCTGTTCAAGGACCCGTACCTGCGCATCGGCAAGGCTGAAGACGATCCGGCCGACACCTACGCCGAAAGCCGTCTGCACCGCGCCGAGGCACGTGAAGTCGCGCGTCGCAGCCTGGTGCTGTTGAAGAACCAGAATGAAACCCTGCCGCTGAAGAAAGACGCAAAAGTCGCGCTGGTCGGCCCGTTGGCCAAAGCGCCGATCGACATGATGGGCAGCTGGGCCGCAGCGGGTAAGCCTGCGCAATCGGTGACCCTGTTCGATGGCATGAGCTCGGTGATCGGTGACAAGGCGAACCTGATCTACGCCCGTGGCGCCAACATCACCAGCGACAAGAAAGTGCTGGACTACCTGAACTTCCTCAACTTCGATGCCCCGGAAGTGGTCGACGATCCGCGCCCGGCCAACGTGCTGATCGACGAAGCGGTGAAAGCCGCCAAGGACGCTGACGTGATCGTTGCCGCCGTGGGCGAATCCCGTGGCATGTCCCACGAATCCTCCAGCCGTACCGACCTGAACATCCCGGAAAACCAGCGCGAGCTGATCCGTGCGCTGAAAGCCACCGGCAAACCACTGGTACTGGTGTTGATGAACGGCCGCCCACTGACCATTCTCGAAGAGAACCAGTCGGCTGACGCGATTCTGGAAACCTGGTTCAGCGGCACCGAGGGCGGCAACGCCATCGCCGACGTGCTGTTCGGCGACTACAACCCTTCGGGCAAACTGCCGGTGACCTTCCCGCGCTCCGTGGGCCAGATCCCGACGTACTACAACCACCTGAGCATTGGCCGGCCGTTCACGCCGGGCAAACCGGGCAACTACACCTCGCAGTATTTCGATGACACGACTGGCCCGCTGTTCCCGTTCGGGTATGGCCTGAGTTACACGCAATTCGCCCTGAGCGACATGGCGCTGTCGTCGACCACCCTGAACGCCACCGGCAAGCTCGACGCCAGCGTCATGGTGAAAAACACTGGCAAGCGTGACGGCGAAACCGTGGTGCAGTTGTACATTCAGGACGTCACCGGCTCGATGATCCGCCCGGTGAAGGAACTGAAGAACTTCCAGAAAATCATGCTCAAGGCCGGCGAACAGAAAGTCGTGCACTTCACCATCACTGAGGATGACCTGAAGTTCTACAACGCCCAGCTCAAGTACGCGGCGGAGCCCGGCAAGTTCAACGTGCAGATCGGTCTGGATTCCCAGGACGTGACGCAACAGAGCTTCGAGTTGCTGTAA
- a CDS encoding acyl-CoA dehydrogenase family protein produces the protein MPWPDLLHRRERLPAVADLAEGFATLLQQLGNVTPFELAVAGGRRMATPGLAFLVGYQAALRMLWPSAPLSLGALCATEQRSLRPADMQTRLTDLRLSGRKDFVTAGDAADWLLIAARSEEPGESPRLSLAVVYPGEPGVTVEKLPALPLMPDISHGRLELDGALCELLAGDGWDAYVKPFRTLEDVYVLSAMTAWLYGVGQDSDWPQALQLRLLALLAGCAEASRQPPNNPAGHVLLGGLFAQFEALEGEVSQALADGPAEWAQMWQRDQGVMQLAAGARAKRLARALAVG, from the coding sequence ATGCCCTGGCCAGATCTGCTGCACCGCCGTGAACGATTGCCCGCCGTTGCTGACCTGGCCGAGGGTTTTGCGACGTTGTTGCAGCAACTGGGCAACGTCACCCCATTCGAATTGGCGGTCGCGGGCGGGCGGCGGATGGCGACGCCGGGGCTGGCGTTTCTGGTCGGTTATCAGGCGGCATTGCGCATGTTGTGGCCGAGTGCACCGCTGAGCCTCGGTGCGTTGTGTGCGACCGAACAGCGCAGTTTGCGTCCGGCGGACATGCAGACGCGGCTCACCGATTTACGCTTGAGTGGGCGCAAGGACTTTGTCACGGCGGGCGATGCGGCGGACTGGTTGCTGATCGCTGCGCGCAGTGAAGAGCCAGGCGAAAGTCCGCGTCTGAGTCTGGCCGTGGTCTATCCCGGCGAGCCCGGTGTGACCGTGGAGAAACTGCCGGCGCTGCCGTTGATGCCGGACATCAGTCATGGCCGGTTGGAGCTTGATGGCGCGTTGTGCGAATTGCTTGCGGGCGATGGCTGGGACGCTTACGTCAAACCGTTCCGTACGCTGGAGGACGTCTATGTGCTGAGCGCGATGACTGCGTGGCTGTATGGCGTCGGGCAGGACAGTGACTGGCCGCAGGCGTTGCAGTTGCGATTGCTGGCGTTGTTGGCCGGGTGCGCGGAGGCCAGCCGACAACCGCCGAACAATCCCGCCGGGCATGTGTTGTTGGGTGGGTTGTTTGCGCAGTTTGAGGCGTTGGAGGGGGAGGTGAGTCAGGCGTTGGCTGACGGGCCGGCAGAATGGGCGCAAATGTGGCAGCGCGATCAGGGGGTGATGCAGTTGGCGGCGGGGGCCCGGGCCAAACGCTTGGCCAGGGCTTTGGCGGTGGGTTGA
- a CDS encoding phosphatidylserine/phosphatidylglycerophosphate/cardiolipin synthase family protein → MRGAVFPWRDGNRFELLIDGPQFFPRMLEQIAGAQEQIELELYLVEAGACAETIVQALVLAAERGVRVRCLFDDYGSLAFTLNLRQRLTHAGVELRFYNRLNWRRWVGNFYRDHRKLLLVDQRLAVVGGTGVTDEFWTPGHDTSEWHEVMVEISGPLVIDWQLLFDRQWIANRYRRAWRPAAHFGLPRLPRVPDKGEGMGRVAYADARQHRDILQSLFRALNSGQQRIWMATPYFLPTWKIRRSLRKAAARGVDVRLLLTGPRTDHPSVRYAGHRYYPRLLKAGVQIFEYQPCFLHLKMVLVDDWVSIGSCNFDHWNLRFNLEANLEALDPSLTAAVEASFVKDFGLSQRVSLEEWRKRPLWRRVKQRVWGWVDRVVVNILDRRG, encoded by the coding sequence ATGCGCGGCGCGGTGTTCCCCTGGCGGGACGGCAACCGGTTCGAGCTGCTGATCGACGGCCCGCAATTCTTCCCACGCATGCTCGAACAAATTGCTGGCGCTCAGGAGCAGATCGAACTGGAGTTGTATCTGGTCGAGGCTGGCGCCTGCGCCGAAACCATCGTGCAGGCACTGGTGCTGGCGGCCGAGCGTGGCGTGCGTGTGCGCTGCCTGTTCGACGATTACGGCAGCCTGGCGTTCACCCTCAATCTGCGCCAGCGCCTGACCCATGCCGGGGTTGAACTGCGTTTTTATAATCGGCTGAACTGGCGGCGCTGGGTCGGCAATTTCTATCGTGATCACCGCAAATTGTTGCTGGTCGATCAGCGTCTGGCGGTGGTCGGCGGTACTGGCGTCACTGACGAGTTCTGGACGCCCGGCCACGACACCAGCGAGTGGCACGAAGTGATGGTCGAGATCAGCGGCCCATTGGTGATTGACTGGCAATTGCTGTTTGACCGCCAGTGGATCGCCAACCGTTATCGCCGCGCCTGGCGTCCGGCCGCGCATTTCGGTCTGCCGCGTTTGCCTCGGGTGCCGGACAAGGGCGAGGGCATGGGCCGCGTGGCGTATGCCGACGCCCGCCAGCACCGCGACATTCTGCAATCGCTGTTCCGTGCGCTGAACAGTGGCCAGCAACGCATCTGGATGGCCACGCCGTACTTCCTGCCAACGTGGAAAATCCGCCGCTCACTGCGCAAGGCAGCGGCGCGCGGAGTCGACGTGCGTTTGCTGCTGACCGGGCCGCGCACCGATCACCCTTCGGTGCGTTACGCCGGGCATCGCTACTACCCGCGACTGCTCAAGGCCGGGGTGCAGATCTTCGAATACCAGCCGTGTTTTCTGCATCTGAAAATGGTGCTGGTGGACGATTGGGTGAGCATCGGTTCGTGCAACTTCGACCACTGGAACCTGCGCTTCAATCTGGAGGCGAATCTTGAGGCGCTGGACCCGTCGCTGACGGCAGCGGTAGAGGCGAGCTTCGTGAAGGACTTCGGGCTGAGTCAGCGGGTGAGTCTGGAGGAGTGGCGGAAGCGGCCGTTGTGGCGGCGGGTGAAGCAGAGGGTTTGGGGCTGGGTGGATCGGGTGGTGGTCAATATTCTCGACCGCCGCGGATAA
- a CDS encoding SAM-dependent methyltransferase: MSVTAPATQPASDHHAQFIELLQSSLEQNGFIKLVLAKYVGEEADLQRVIIKPVTVKAQPNLSFVYRYKTRDITKNLPLVEGVAMIAELLPASFKNAHLLAVTDEAQLEYSKKGKSSLFKSKPQQLREAPSAEHNREKNRFLELSRPFLKDLGVTNAQHELIPAMSRKWKQINKFIEVFSHALTSSPLALDKPVRVADFGSGKGYLTFAIHDYLRNTLKAEGEVTGVELREEMVNLCNAAAAKLDHPGLVFKCGDVRSVAPSELDVMIALHACDVATDYAIHTGIRSGASIIMCSPCCHKQIRLQIQSPALLKPMLQYGLHLGQQAEMVTDSLRALFLEACGYETKVFEFISLDHTNKNKMILAVKRSEPVDPAHLLVKIQELKDFYNISEHCLETLLRADGYLA, translated from the coding sequence ATGTCCGTTACTGCTCCTGCCACCCAGCCTGCGTCCGATCACCACGCCCAGTTCATCGAGCTGCTGCAAAGCAGTCTCGAACAAAACGGCTTCATCAAACTGGTGCTGGCCAAATACGTCGGTGAAGAGGCGGATCTGCAGCGGGTCATCATCAAACCGGTGACCGTCAAAGCGCAGCCGAACCTGTCGTTCGTCTATCGCTACAAAACCCGCGACATCACCAAAAACCTGCCATTGGTTGAAGGCGTGGCGATGATTGCCGAGCTGTTGCCGGCCTCTTTCAAAAATGCGCATTTGCTCGCAGTTACTGATGAAGCCCAGCTCGAATACAGCAAAAAAGGCAAGAGTTCGCTGTTCAAGAGCAAACCTCAGCAATTGCGCGAAGCACCGTCCGCTGAGCACAACCGCGAGAAAAACCGCTTCCTCGAGTTGAGCCGGCCGTTCCTCAAGGATCTGGGCGTAACCAATGCGCAACATGAGCTGATCCCGGCGATGTCGCGCAAGTGGAAGCAGATCAACAAGTTCATCGAAGTGTTCAGCCATGCCCTGACCTCGTCGCCGCTGGCGCTGGACAAACCGGTGCGGGTGGCGGATTTCGGTTCGGGCAAGGGTTACCTGACGTTCGCCATTCACGATTATCTGCGTAACACCTTGAAGGCCGAGGGCGAAGTCACTGGCGTCGAACTGCGTGAAGAAATGGTCAACCTGTGCAACGCCGCGGCGGCAAAACTCGATCATCCGGGGCTGGTGTTCAAGTGCGGTGACGTACGCAGCGTGGCGCCGAGTGAACTGGACGTGATGATCGCCCTGCATGCCTGCGACGTCGCCACTGACTACGCGATCCACACCGGCATCCGCTCGGGCGCGTCGATCATCATGTGCTCGCCGTGCTGCCACAAACAGATCCGCTTGCAAATCCAGAGCCCGGCGCTGCTCAAACCGATGCTGCAATACGGTTTGCACCTGGGCCAGCAGGCCGAAATGGTCACCGACAGTCTGCGCGCATTGTTCCTTGAAGCCTGCGGTTATGAGACCAAGGTCTTCGAGTTCATCTCGCTGGATCACACCAACAAGAACAAGATGATTCTCGCGGTAAAACGCTCCGAGCCGGTGGACCCGGCGCATTTGTTGGTGAAGATTCAGGAGTTGAAAGACTTCTACAACATCAGCGAGCACTGCCTGGAAACCTTGCTGCGCGCGGATGGCTATCTCGCCTGA
- a CDS encoding YceI family protein: MFNRSLCATLSSLLLAAVALPAQANWYLDGESSRLSFVSTKNANVSEVQRFLVLHGKVDPNGRAEVEVELDSINSGIPLRDERMRKELFQIEQFPEATITTQIDLRPINDLAPGAQLELRLPLTVNLHGKQHEYPAELLATRLDDRRFQVVTLEPLVISAEDFDLVPGLESLRKLADLSAISLSVPVGAVLIFTAR; this comes from the coding sequence ATGTTCAACCGCTCCCTCTGTGCAACCCTGTCCAGCCTGCTGCTCGCCGCCGTCGCGCTGCCCGCGCAGGCCAATTGGTACCTGGACGGCGAGTCGTCGCGGCTGTCGTTCGTCAGCACGAAAAACGCCAATGTCTCCGAAGTGCAGCGCTTTTTGGTGCTGCACGGTAAGGTCGATCCCAATGGTCGCGCCGAAGTCGAGGTCGAGCTTGACTCGATCAACAGCGGCATCCCGTTGCGCGATGAGCGCATGCGCAAGGAGTTGTTCCAGATCGAGCAATTTCCCGAAGCGACCATCACCACCCAGATCGACCTGCGTCCGATCAATGATCTGGCCCCCGGCGCGCAGCTGGAATTGCGTCTGCCGCTGACCGTCAACCTGCACGGCAAGCAACACGAATACCCCGCCGAACTGCTGGCGACGCGTCTCGATGACCGGCGTTTTCAAGTGGTCACCCTGGAACCGCTGGTGATCAGCGCCGAGGATTTCGATCTCGTGCCGGGGCTGGAAAGCCTGCGCAAACTCGCCGACTTGTCGGCCATCAGTCTGTCGGTGCCGGTGGGTGCGGTGCTGATTTTCACGGCGCGCTGA
- a CDS encoding amidase, with product MKRFLLLLLVLLLGWVVYERENLWVFPDIISAYTAKEYCSCRYVMNNDAEYCRGYVKQWLPTSQFTDDSASKTITVSGMGRSNRAQWQNESLGCRLNP from the coding sequence ATGAAGCGCTTTTTGCTGTTGCTGCTTGTTTTGCTGCTCGGCTGGGTCGTTTACGAGCGCGAAAACCTGTGGGTCTTCCCCGACATCATCAGCGCCTACACCGCCAAGGAATACTGCTCCTGCCGTTATGTGATGAACAACGATGCCGAGTATTGCCGTGGCTACGTAAAACAATGGCTGCCGACCAGCCAGTTCACCGATGACAGCGCCAGCAAAACCATCACGGTCAGCGGCATGGGCCGCAGCAACCGCGCCCAGTGGCAAAATGAAAGTTTGGGCTGCCGCCTGAACCCCTGA
- a CDS encoding TPM domain-containing protein has protein sequence MALLTEHEQRKVAEAIARVERDTDAELVTVLAARADDYAYIPLLWASLLALVVPGVVHYLTGWLTLRSLLLVQWGAFIVLCLLFRLPKITTHLIPRRVRHWRASNLARRQFLEQNLHHTVGSTGMLIFVCEAERYVEILVDEGISKRLDNKSWDAIVAAFTEQVRQGRTLEGFVTCIEACGELLKVHVPVTQVRNELPNRLIVLG, from the coding sequence ATGGCACTACTGACCGAACACGAACAACGCAAAGTCGCCGAGGCGATTGCTCGGGTCGAGCGCGACACCGACGCCGAACTGGTGACGGTGCTGGCTGCCCGCGCCGATGACTATGCGTATATCCCGCTGTTGTGGGCGAGTCTCTTGGCGCTGGTGGTGCCGGGCGTCGTGCACTACCTGACCGGGTGGCTGACCCTGCGCAGTCTGCTGTTGGTGCAGTGGGGGGCGTTTATCGTGCTGTGCCTGCTGTTTCGTCTGCCGAAAATCACCACCCATCTGATTCCGCGCCGCGTGCGGCATTGGCGTGCGTCAAACCTGGCGCGCCGGCAGTTTCTCGAGCAGAACCTGCACCACACCGTGGGCAGCACCGGCATGCTGATTTTTGTCTGCGAGGCGGAGCGGTATGTGGAGATTCTGGTGGATGAGGGGATTTCCAAACGGCTCGATAATAAATCCTGGGATGCGATTGTCGCGGCGTTTACCGAGCAGGTGCGGCAGGGGCGCACGCTGGAAGGGTTCGTCACGTGCATCGAGGCGTGTGGGGAATTGCTGAAGGTGCATGTGCCGGTGACGCAGGTGAGGAATGAGTTGCCGAATCGGTTGATTGTGCTGGGGTAA
- a CDS encoding TPM domain-containing protein translates to MRVLKMGLVLMLWLFAVSAQAELTFPALSGRVVDEAQMLEPSVRAQLSQQLQAHEQATGEQLVVVTLPDLQGTTIEDFGVQLGRHWAIGQKDKNNGALLIVARDERKLRIEVGYGLEDRLTDAQTSVIIHQVITPAFKAGNFSKGISDGVAAMLVVLGGNPLDEPSTVYEPSGDPSDDFISRHPGLFVFLVMLFILTVFVCQMLGILPAGRGGSGGGGGFGGGGGFGGGGGGGGFSGGGGSFGGGGSSGGW, encoded by the coding sequence ATGCGTGTGTTGAAAATGGGCCTGGTGCTGATGCTGTGGCTGTTCGCCGTCAGCGCCCAGGCCGAGTTGACGTTCCCGGCGCTGAGCGGCCGGGTGGTGGACGAAGCGCAGATGCTCGAGCCGTCGGTGCGCGCGCAACTGAGCCAGCAATTGCAGGCCCACGAGCAGGCGACCGGCGAGCAGTTGGTCGTGGTCACGCTGCCGGATCTGCAAGGTACGACCATTGAGGACTTCGGCGTCCAGCTCGGCCGCCATTGGGCGATTGGTCAAAAGGACAAGAACAACGGCGCGCTGCTGATCGTTGCCCGTGACGAGCGCAAACTGCGTATCGAAGTCGGTTATGGACTGGAGGATCGGCTGACCGACGCGCAGACTTCAGTGATCATCCATCAAGTCATTACGCCCGCCTTCAAGGCTGGCAATTTCAGCAAAGGCATCAGCGATGGCGTCGCGGCGATGCTGGTGGTGCTGGGCGGCAATCCGCTCGACGAGCCATCGACGGTGTATGAACCCAGCGGTGATCCATCCGATGATTTCATCTCGCGGCATCCGGGATTGTTCGTGTTTTTGGTGATGTTGTTCATCCTGACGGTGTTTGTCTGCCAGATGCTCGGTATCCTGCCTGCCGGCCGTGGCGGCTCCGGAGGAGGGGGCGGCTTTGGCGGTGGTGGCGGGTTTGGCGGCGGCGGTGGAGGCGGAGGCTTCAGCGGCGGCGGGGGCAGTTTCGGCGGCGGTGGTTCGTCCGGCGGCTGGTGA
- a CDS encoding serine hydrolase, which translates to MRKGLSLFLLLITFTVHAEQWPGEEWPIGTTITDTGALENYAFPPRDDTTRQGIRTDALLIIRDGQILYERYAGPTTKQTPHLTWSISKSLMATVLGVAYGEGLFKLDDPAAKFYPPLTKHPAIKIADLLHWASGIDWQEDYEYAPLKSSVVAMLYTRGHRDMAAFTANHDSYAEPGQAFRYSSGDSNLLAAALKTIVGPQRYADYPWTALFEPLGIHHAVWEIDASGTFVASSYVYLTARDLARVGLLMARDGRWNDRQLLPKDWIAFNLKPFAGYKAHQDEAVPGGHWWLNRPVDGAESPWPDAPPDTFAALGHWGQALYVIPSEKLLIVRYGDDRDGSYRHNELLKRVLKAVRP; encoded by the coding sequence ATGCGCAAAGGCCTGTCGCTGTTTCTGCTGCTGATCACCTTCACCGTTCACGCCGAACAATGGCCGGGTGAAGAATGGCCAATCGGCACGACGATCACCGATACAGGAGCGCTGGAGAATTACGCCTTCCCACCCCGCGACGACACAACCCGCCAAGGCATCCGCACCGACGCGCTGTTGATCATCCGCGACGGCCAGATCCTCTACGAACGCTACGCCGGCCCGACCACCAAGCAAACCCCACACCTGACCTGGTCGATCAGCAAAAGCCTGATGGCCACCGTACTCGGTGTGGCGTATGGCGAAGGCCTGTTCAAGCTCGACGATCCGGCCGCAAAGTTTTACCCGCCACTGACCAAACACCCAGCGATAAAAATCGCCGATCTGCTGCACTGGGCGTCCGGTATCGACTGGCAGGAAGACTACGAATACGCCCCGCTGAAATCCTCGGTGGTGGCGATGCTCTATACCCGTGGTCATCGCGACATGGCTGCGTTTACCGCTAACCACGATAGCTACGCCGAACCGGGGCAGGCCTTCCGCTATTCCAGTGGCGACAGCAATCTCTTGGCGGCAGCGTTGAAAACGATCGTCGGCCCGCAGCGTTATGCGGATTATCCGTGGACGGCGTTGTTCGAGCCGTTGGGCATCCATCACGCCGTGTGGGAAATCGATGCCAGCGGCACGTTTGTCGCGTCTTCTTATGTTTATCTCACTGCGCGGGATCTGGCGCGGGTCGGTTTGTTGATGGCCCGCGACGGGCGCTGGAATGATCGTCAATTGCTGCCCAAGGACTGGATCGCGTTCAATCTCAAACCCTTCGCTGGCTATAAGGCCCATCAGGACGAAGCCGTGCCCGGCGGTCACTGGTGGCTCAATCGTCCCGTCGATGGCGCCGAGTCACCGTGGCCCGACGCGCCGCCCGACACCTTCGCCGCGCTGGGCCATTGGGGCCAGGCGCTGTACGTGATCCCCAGCGAGAAACTGCTGATCGTGCGATATGGCGATGATCGCGACGGTAGCTATCGTCACAACGAGTTGCTTAAACGTGTGCTGAAGGCGGTGCGCCCATGA